Proteins encoded within one genomic window of Triticum aestivum cultivar Chinese Spring chromosome 2D, IWGSC CS RefSeq v2.1, whole genome shotgun sequence:
- the LOC123048451 gene encoding proline-rich protein 4-like, which translates to MAAPRALALCVLLAIAVANAKAASVVVGLAKCADCTRKNMKAEEAFKALQVAIKCKNSTGEYESKAVGALDGTGAFSVPLASDLHGADCVAQLHSAASNVPCPSQEPSTIVPVSDGTTYGVVAGENTAMSSAASPECASMTLCGPIKKHIIEHFHHKKSVPPKPEPKPQPHPDYGPVPKPEPKPQPHPDYHPVPPTPTYGGGGGGGYHGHH; encoded by the coding sequence ATGGCGGCTCCGAGAGCACTCGCCCTCTGCGTCCTGCTGGCCATCGCCGTCGCCAATGCGAAGGCGGCGTCCGTGGTCGTCGGCCTGGCCAAATGCGCTGACTGCACCAGGAAGAACATGAAGGCTGAGGAAGCCTTCAAGGCTCTGCAGGTGGCGATCAAGTGCAAGAACAGCACCGGCGAGTACGAGAGCAAGGCCGTGGGCGCCCTCGACGGCACCGGCGCCTTCAGCGTGCCCCTCGCTTCTGACCTCCATGGCGCCGACTGCGTCGCTCAGCTCCACAGCGCCGCCTCCAACGTGCCGTGCCCCAGCCAGGAGCCGTCCACGATCGTGCCGGTGTCTGACGGCACAACCTACGGCGTCGTCGCTGGCGAGAACACCGCCATGTCGTCCGCGGCGTCGCCCGAGTGCGCATCCATGACCCTGTGCGGGCCGATCAAGAAGCACATCATCGAGCACTTCCATCACAAGAAGTCCGtgccgcccaagccggagcccaagcccCAGCCCCACCCGGACTACGGCCCCGTGCCCAAGCCGGAGCCGAAGCCGCAGCCACACCCGGACTACCACCCCGTCCCTCCCACGcccacctacggcggcggcggcggcggtggatacCACGGACACCACTGA